In Capsicum annuum cultivar UCD-10X-F1 chromosome 7, UCD10Xv1.1, whole genome shotgun sequence, one genomic interval encodes:
- the LOC107854267 gene encoding uncharacterized protein LOC107854267 — protein MVGSPLGRKCSKKDAQILKENSSHALSIKVLRGKRTESTPKSRSTETRNRSSFSSLTISSSGKINTETQKGHAVQVQQTTPRLKKDSASEAIKTSPPKDTKKIKNSAPPQVLKEIITPIETCIHPSQPTAPHTKSSELQKTSSKLSHQKMQSKASLLQSRILESPTSQPSQKRIRNQNSLSQSEPSKQYVRRSGTQKTSVAPQALSGKTRIPTPIRQSKSSTSTKEPSRSRERCVEHEEPIHHIVWEGPDETFHSSSGITCPLCENDLYDMPDDYADEFEDEYYDDFVPLVLPNVAVLSCGHSFHAVCLDGITPEENSSDPPCFFLSKLHVLTLNQSVEGILEAA, from the exons ATGGTTGGCAGCCCTTTAGGTCGGAAATGTAGCAAGAAGGACGCCCAAATTTTAAAGGAGAATTCATCACATGCTTTAAGCATAAAAGTTTTGCGTGGAAAACGAACTGAAAGTACACCTAAGTCGAGGAGTACCGAGACAAGGAATAGAAGTTCATTTTCCTCTCTGACAATTAGTTCTTCTGGAAAAATTAATACAGAAACGCAAAAAG GTCATGCAGTCCAAGTCCAGCAAACCACGCCAAGGTTAAAAAAAGATTCGGCATCAGAAGCAATCAAGACAAGCCCACCGAAAGATACAAAGAAGATTAAGAATTCAGCTCCACCGCAGGTCTTAAAGGAAATAATAACGCCAATTGAGACGTGTATCCATCCATCACAACCAACAGCTCCACATACAAAGAGCTCTGAACTTCAGAAGACGTCATCTAAGCTTTCTCATCAAAAGATGCAGAGCAAGGCTTCCCTCCTTCAATCCAGAATTCTAGAGTCTCCAACTTCACAGCCTTCGCAGAAAAGGATCCGCAACCAGAATTCTCTAAGTCAGTCTGAGCCATCTAAACAGTATGTTAGAAGGTCTGGAACCCAGAAAACATCAGTTGCTCCACAGGCTTTGTCAGGAAAGACAAGGATTCCGACCCCCATTAGGCAGTCTAAATCATCCACAAGTACCAAGGAGCCTTCAAGAAGTAGAGAGAGATGCGTAGAACATGAAGAGCCCATCCATCATATTGTTTGGGAAGGTCCAGATGAAACATTTCATTCCTCCTCCGGAATCACTTGCCCGCTATGCGAAAATGATCTGTACGACATGCCTGATGACTATGCAGATGAATTTGAAGAcgaatattatgatgattttgtacCGTTAGTTCTCCCAAATGTTGCTGTTTTGTCATGCGGTCATTCTTTTCACGCGGTATGCTTGGATGGCATTACCCCAGAAGAGAACTCCAGTGATCCTCCATGCTTTTTTTTGTCTAAGTTGCATGTCTTGACCCtcaatcaatctgttgagggcaTTCTTGAAGCAGCTTGA
- the LOC107854230 gene encoding autophagy-related protein 11, whose amino-acid sequence MSSNSSSGVAQVGKLLVLIAENGQSYELNCDEYTLVDAVQQYLESVSGIPVGDQLLLCLDVKLELHCPLSSYKLPSDDREVILFNKARMRSNAPPPLPEQVDIIDIPDPVLSSPSHDPHALDDAIDPALKALPSYERQFRFHFQRGHVIYSRSQMRIDTCERLLREQKVQERALGIARGNLDHFYGMIHQNYNDFLRCYSQQYRSHSNLLNNFGRDIDKLKACKLHPALQTVNRKCLLDFVKEENLRKLADDCHGSHRQFENKVSEFKLEFGELEHNAKHLFSTKGSHLIREVELAIRDHQKYVSEQKSIMQALSKDVNMVKNLVDDCLTNQLAAALRPHDAVSALGPMYECHEKSYLPKMQACDGEISKLVEFCKDKKNEMNILVHNYMQKVAYIQYTIKDIRCKFAVFQEALRRQSDLFEHLKVIRGIGPAYRACLAEVVRRKAAMKLYMGMAGQLAERLATRREAEVRRREEFLRINSTYIPRDILASMGLYDTPNHCDVNITPFDTKLLDVDIPDIDHYAPEYLLGLSSRSEKHGTLKSPLSMSTDGSHLAETEINDFNEKIDCEELFPGSEVLDIAGTSKMEVENAKLRAELASKIAFICSIFPEFDYESLDDSKIDSLLKEAREKTSEALHEKEEYEKHLHSMLKAKQIQCESYEKRIQELEQKLSDHYSQGHTHSADEGVSNLTDSAVKNDGSKSDVSGVGEAHMPCMPAEVMDEISCASSSSIIKPGFKQIKEQEGLDDNMTDSSAMVNPQLDSSMLDPHRDEEHENLPVKDKKDAALAGRDMTLATISMDVPSEVTAEQGLAAKAKEDLLLELQGALADKSKLLDESESKVKSLTEEISKLVRELEVRGKLLDESQMNCAHLENCLHEAREEAQTHLCAADRRASEYSALRASAVKMRSLFERLRASILSGGVAGLAESLRGLSQSLANSTNEKEEDGAAEFRECIRVLADKVGALSRHRAELADKCSKFDAANKQVSKELEEKKELVNTLYKKHQHEKQTNKEKISFGRLEVHEIAAFVLNSSGNYEAINRNCPHYYLSAESVALFTDHLPSRPSYIVGLVVHIERQTVRSSTPSTTTTTSVRADHDRDLLDILTSDTGTSRLSLNSGSTTTNPYGLPVGCEYFVVTVAMLPDTTIHSPPPS is encoded by the exons ATGAGTTCAAATTCTTCATCTGGTGTTGCACAAGTAGGGAAGCTTTTGGTTCTTATTGCTGAGAATGGGCAATCGTATGAACTGAATTGCGATGAATATACTCTTGTTGATGCTGTTCAGCAATATCTAGAGTCTGTTTCTGGGATTCCTGTTGGTGATCAGCTTCTTTTGTGCTTAGATGTGAAACTTGAATTGCATTGTCCACTTTCTAGTTACAAGCTCCCATCGGATGATCGAGAAGTTATCTTGTTTAATAAAGCTAGAATGAGAAGCAATGCGCCACCTCCATTACCCGAGCAAGTTGATATAATCGATATTCCTGATCCTGTTTTATCATCGCCCTCTCATGATCCCCACGCTTTGGATGATGCGATAGACCCTGCGCTAAAAGCCTTGCCTTCGTACGAGAGGCAATTCAGGTTCCACTTCCAACGTGGTCATGTCATTTACAGCCGTTCCCAAATGAGAATTGATACTTGTGAGAGGCTTTTGAGAGAGCAAAAAGTGCAAGAGCGGGCGTTAGGGATTGCTAGGGGCAATCTTGATCACTTCTATGGGATGATACATCAAAATTATAATGACTTTTTAAGGTGTTACTCCCAGCAATATCGTAGCCATTCTAACTTGCTTAATAATTTTGGAAGGGATATAGATAAGTTGAAGGCTTGCAAACTTCATCCTGCTTTGCAGACTGTGAACCGCAAGTGTTTGCTGGATTTCGTGAAAGAGGAGAACCTTCGGAAGTTGGCAGACGATTGTCATGGTTCCCACAGGCAGTTCGAGAATAAAGTGTCCGAATTTAAGCTTGAGTTTGGAGAGCTAGAGCACAATGCTAAGCATTTGTTTTCTACCAAAGGTTCACATCTTATAAGGGAAGTGGAACTAGCTATCAGAGACCATCAGAAGTATGTCAGTGAGCAGAAAAGCATAATGCAGGCTTTGAG CAAGGATGTTAATATGGTCAAAAATCTTGTGGATGACTGTTTGACCAATCAGTTAGCCGCTGCACTCCGTCCACATGATGCTGTTTCAGCGTTGGGACCTATGTATGAATGCCATGAGAAAAGTTATCTTCCCAAGATGCAGGCTTGTGATGGTGAAATCTCCAAACTGGTTGAGTTCTGCAAGGATAAAAAGAATGAAATGAATATTCTTGTTCATAATTACATGCAAAAGGTAGCATATATCCAGTACACCATCAAAGATATACGATGCAAATTTGCTGTTTTCCAGGAAGCTTTGAGGCGTCAAAGTGATTTATTTGAGCACTTAAAAGTGATCCGAGGAATTGGTCCTGCATACCGGGCATGCCTTgctgaagtggtaagaagaaaaGCTGCAATGAAACTGTATATGGGAATGGCTGGACAATTAGCTGAACGGCTTGCAACCAGGAGGGAGGCGGAAGTTCGTAGGAGAGAGGAGTTTCTGAGGATAAATAGTACATACATTCCCCGGGATATTTTGGCTTCTATGGGACTGTATGATACCCCTAACCACTGTGATGTCAATATAACTCCTTTTGACACTAAATTGCTCGACGTTGATATCCCAGACATAGATCACTATGCTCCTGAGTATCTATTGGGACTCTCTTCCAGGAGTGAAAAACATGGGACCTTAAAGAGTCCACTTTCCATGTCTACTGATGGTTCTCATTTAGCGGAAACTGAGATAAATGACTTCAATGAGAAAATTGATTGTGAGGAATTGTTTCCGGGCTCAGAGGTTCTGGATATTGCTGGAACTAGCAAAATGGAAGTGGAAAATGCAAAATTGAGGGCTGAGCTTGCTTCTAAAATAGCCTTTATATGTTCTATCTTTCCTGAATTTGATTATGAATCACTTGATGACAGTAAAATTGATAGTTTACTAAAAGAAGCACGAGAGAAAACCTCTGAGGCTCTACATGAGAAAGAAGAATATGAAAAACACCTTCATTCTATGCTTAAGGCGAAGCAAATTCAATGTGAATCTTATGAAAAACGGATTCAGGAGTTGGAACAGAAATTGTCTGATCATTACTCGCAAGGGCACACACATTCTGCTGATGAGGGTGTATCTAACTTAACTGATTCAGCTGTGAAGAATGATGGCAGCAAGTCAGATGTTTCAGGTGTTGGCGAAGCTCACATGCCTTGTATGCCTGCTGAAGTCATGGATGAGATTTCTTGTGCCTCTAGTTCATCAATTATCAAACCTGGCTTTAAACAGATCAAGGAACAGGAAGGCTTAGATGACAATATGACTGATTCATCTGCTATGGTAAACCCTCAGTTGGATTCATCTATGCTAGATCCACATCGTGATGAAGAGCATGAAAACCTTCCCGTGAAGGACAAGAAAGATGCTGCATTGGCTGGTAGAGATATGACACTTGCGACAATTTCCATGGACGTGCCTTCTGAAGTAACTGCTGAACAAGGTTTGGCTGCTAAAGCTAAAGAGGATCTTCTCCTGGAGTTGCAAGGTGCCCTGGCTGATAAATCGAAGCTACTGGATGAAAGCGAAAGCAAGGTGAAATCCTTGACTGAGGAGATATCCAAGCTGGTGAGGGAGTTGGAGGTCAGAGGAAAGCTTCTTGATGAATCTCAG ATGAATTGTGCTCATCTAGAGAATTGCCTTCATGAAGCAAGAGAGGAAGCTCAAACCCATCTATGTGCAGCTGATAGAAGGGCCTCGGAGTATAGCGCATTGCGTGCTTCTGCAGTCAAAATGCGCAGCCTCTTTGAAAGATTGAGGGCAAGTATCTTGTCAGGTGGTGTGGCTGGTTTGGCAGAGTCCTTGCGTGGATTATCTCAATCTTTAGCCAA TTCAACTAATGAAAAAGAGGAGGATGGCGCAGCTGAATTTCGCGAATGCATCCGGGTACTTGCTGATAAAGTTGGTGCTTTATCAAGGCATCGAGCAGAGCTGGCTGATAAATGTTCCAAATTCGATGCTGCAAATAAGCAGGTATCAAAGGagttggaagaaaagaaagaattggtTAACACTCTCTACAAAAAGCATCAACACGAGAAGCAG ACAAACAAAGAGAAGATATCATTCGGGCGTTTAGAAGTCCACGAGATTGCAGCATTTGTTCTCAATTCCAGTGGAAATTATGAAGCTATAAATCGAAACTGCCCTCATTACTACCTCTCTGCAGAATCTGTTGCTCTATTCACCGACCATCTTCCAAGTCGTCCAAGCTATATCGTAGGGCTGGTTGTGCATATTGAACGACAGACTGTGAGGTCGTCGACaccctcaacaacaacaacaacatcagtTCGAGCTGACCATGATAGAGATCTTTTAGATATACTGACTTCCGACACAGGAACCAGTCGTTTGTCCTTGAATTCAGGATCAACTACGACGAACCCATATGGTCTCCCTGTTGGCTGTGAATACTTCGTCGTGACTGTAGCCATGTTACCTGATACTACTATTCATTCACCACCACCTTCCTGA
- the LOC124885539 gene encoding receptor-like protein EIX2, with protein sequence MYARSASASAEYHFVSTAGTSNVGTCIENEKKALLKLKENLTDSSGRLSSWTDQEDCCQRHGVTCDNKTGSVVTLDLRNNGLGGEISPSLVELKELRILRLEYIPEPEIY encoded by the exons ATGTATGCAAGGAGTGCCTCCGCCAGTGCAG AGTATCACTTTGTTTCCACTGCTGGTACCTCTAATGTGGGGACTTGCATTGAGAATGAGAAGAAAGCACTGctaaaacttaaagaaaatctCACAGATTCTTCAGGCAGGCTATCTTCTTGGACTGATCAAGAAGATTGCTGTCAAAGGCATGGTGTAACCTGTGACAACAAGACAGGAAGCGTCGTAACGCTTGACCTCAGAAACAATGGATTGGGAGGTGAGATCAGTCCATCTTTAGTTGAGTTGAAAGAGTTGAGAATACTTAGACTTGAGTATATTCCTGAGCCGGAGATCTATTGA